Sequence from the Amaranthus tricolor cultivar Red isolate AtriRed21 chromosome 1, ASM2621246v1, whole genome shotgun sequence genome:
CACCTCTATTTCTTCCTCCATGAATTCAGATGTAAGCTAAGTATTCCCATTCCCCCAAACACACCCTAAAATGAAAACCTCCATTTCCCCCTTCTTCCTCGTCATTTTCTCCCTCCATTTCACCTCCCTCCTTTCCTTAAATTCAGATGGAACTTCCCTTCTTGCTTTCAAATACTCCATTTTAAGTGACCCTTTATCAGTTCTAGACTCATGGAATTACTTAGACCAAACTCCTTGTGCATGGAACGGCGTCGCTTGTAACCCTGATCTTCAAGTCATTAGCTTAACTCTTCCTAATAATCAGTTACTGGGTTCTATACCATCTGATTTAGGTCTCATTGAAACTCTCCTACACCTTGATCTATCCTATAATTTCTTCAATGGGTCTTTACCTGTTACTCTTTTTAATGCTTCAAATCTTCAAGTTCTTTCTGTTTCCTCTAATGAAATTTCTGGGGATATTCCTGTCTTTTCACATTCTTCATTAAGTTTCCTTAACCTTTCTGATAATGCATTTGTTGGGCCCATCCCTGTGAATTTTTCTTCAGCATTTCAAAACTTAACAGTTTTATCTCTCAAAGAGAATTATTTTTCTGGGGATATCCCTTCAAGTTTTCCTCCTTCTATTGAAGTTCTAGATCTTTCTTCTAATTTGTTTAATGGTTCTTTACCCTCTGATTTTAGTGTGGGACCCAATTTGAGATACTTGAATCTTTCGTATAACAAAATCTCTGGTGCAATTCCTGCTGATTTTGGGGGTGATTTTCCAGAAAATGCTACCATTGATTTGTCTTATAACAACTTAACGGGTCAAGTTCCGGGTTCTAAACCTTTCATGGGTCAAAACCCGGAATTGTTTTCGGGTAATCAAGAATTATGTGGGAAACCATTAAAGAATTCATGTGTTATTCCTTCTACTCTCTCTACACCACCAAATGTAACAGGTTCAATCTCCCCTGCTATTGCCGTTATACCCAAACCCGTTGGAGATTCGGACTCAAACACATCAAATAGAGCTCCGAGTAGTCATAACAACGGGCTTAAACCCGCCGCCATTGTTGGGATTACATTAGCTGATTTAGCTGGGGTTGGAATTTTAGGGgttgttttattttatctttacaGAATCAGAAACAGAAAACtccaaaaacaacaaaatcaaaatcaaaatccccaaaaagaaaataacaaaaatccCCCTCCAAAATCAGCTAATTTAACCAACGATCATTTCTTAATCCAAATCAACAACAatccaacaacaacaacaacattaaATCCaaacaaaacccacaaaaaatgttttacatacTGTGTAAGAGGAGAAGAAAgcgaagcaacaagaacaagtTCTGATAGTGAAAGTACCGATTCCGATCATGATGATCATCATCAAACCGAAAAAGAAATCAACGGTGGAAAACAACCCAATGAAGACGGTGGTGGAAGCCGAGGAGGGTCACTAGTAATGGTGGATGGCGAGACGGAGCTTGAGGCGGAGACACTGTTGAAGGCGTCGGCGTATATATTGGGTGCAAGTGGGTCCAGTATAGTGTATAAAGCTGTTTTAGCAGATGGGACTGCATTTGCCGTAAGGAGATTAGGAGAAATTGGTATTGATAAGATGAAAGATTTTGAAGGGTATATTAGGAGTATTGCTAAGGTTAAACATCCTAATTTGGTTCGTGTTCGTGGATTTTATTGGGCGGATGATGAGAAGCTTgttatttatgattatgtttcTAATGGTACCCTTGCTTCTTCGGCTTACAGTAAGTTTtctatcttttttctttttcttattaacttcaCTTGTTAGTAACTTACCTAATTTTTAGCAAACAACTAGTAGTTGGTAAGTGATTAACGTTGCTGATTTGACCATTTTGAACCTACTCTTATGAACAATTTGTTCAAAAACATATTAATAGTTTACTATTTAACTTTCTATTTGtttcaaaataagttaaaattgctCAATAAACTATTTTGTCAAACGTtcttagtaaaaaaataaaaacaaagtcgCATCATATTGTATTGGCAAAGATTTTGAAAACAAACGAATAACCAATATTTTTGGAGTTGTAAATGcctaaaaaaaatctcatttttgGTTGTATCAAGAGATATATTATGATTCAACGAATATTTAGGTGTTACGATAATTAAATTACTCTTATTACTTTTAACTTATACAAGATTCGATTTCATATATTTGccaaaaatataatcaataatattttaatactaaAATGTGTGTATAGTTCTTTTGGTGTTTTAGTATAATTTGTTAATAATGATGCATGCACAAGTTTTAGCTTAACCTTCAATCAAAACTTAATTATaagatatttttatgattactaAATTGACATGACTTGAAAATTATCATGTTTGATAGTTATTGATTTGATTAATTAACTGTAAACTTGAATTATTTTCCTGTTAGTTTCTTACTTCAATTTGTTAATAAATTAtcattttcacattttttatactttagATGTAGTATGGTAAGCTTAGCTAAATTTATTCACCGGATAATTTACTCATAATCATATGAGGtgacaattaataattaatttgattaataattaaatatatatagtttACCGGTGAGTAAACatagttttgttttatattgtttCCTAAGCTTTGACCATAATTACTATAGGGTTTTTTattaaatgtaaaaaaaaaaaaaaaaaaaaaacggggGAAGCAAATAAGACATTATTTGATTGTAATTACCACCCATGTGTTTAGGTTTTTTACGTTATGTTTTGACAAATTTGGTATCTTAGGGAAGTGTTTAGGTTAAATAGTTGAATATTTGTCTTTAGATTAGGTAATTGACACATTTTACTGTAAACTGACAGTGAACCAAATTAAAgtactaaaattaaataaaaaaaaaaaaaaaaaacattaatctcATGAAAGGACTAAAGAAAACAATGCTTAATAAGTCATTTTCctagaaataataaaataaacgcGCAATTATTAATCTGGGGCGTCTATTACGATTTGTTGTTTACCATAAAGCTTATTAGTAACTAACATGCGCTATAATTACATTGCTTTAATTAGGTTTTCGTTAATCTCTTGTCATATAGCCTAAAAACTCGTGTTGTTTGTCTCAAGTAGAATGATTAAGGTCCTTAAGAAAACTTTTCCGAAATGAATTTCTTAAAAGcattttattaaatgaaaacaaatttagTTATTAAAAAGAAACGAAATATAGTATTTATTCCCTCTTATTCAgcttaagtgtctcatttaatTGGATCGGATATAATTAACAATGcactatttttataattaataactcataatttatacaataaataattataaaaaattaatattaataatttttatattcagacagattaaataatatttagcataactcataaatttgaataaaataaaatacaacttAAGACTAATTGATGAATGGTATTAAAAGTCTAATAAAACACTTATTTGAAGTATGAGGTAATATATTTTAAGCAGAAATTGAGTAATATTTGATTTTCTCTATAGTAAtagttttatctttttatctgGATTCTGGGTATATTGTCTAGCTTACCGAAATCAATGAGTACATTTTATGAACTTTAGCCTAGCTAACTTATTTGAAGTTAGAATACTAGTTACTCCATTCCGTTTTAGTTGCTACATTTGTATGgacacgggaattaagaaaaataattgatCTACACTGTAGCtgtttgtttactttataaagtatagtattttattattgttaattgaaaaaaaaaaggaaaattaggttgttaggttactttatagagtatagtatagtattttattatagaatatagaatatagagtaggataaaaatatagtaggtagaactttaaatgattgttttattactaaaaacgaaaatataacaagtaatatgaaattaccaaaaataaaaaatatagcagtattatgaaacggagaaagtgatacttttttttctcataaaacAAAGTCATTTTTTGATCCAATGTCTACATCATTTTTCCCCTCCTTAAGTTACTTCTTCAATTAAGACAGACTGCGACTCCATAGAGTTGTAGACGCTGATTTTAAAGCATCATTTGGTCCAGACACCCATAAACACTTAAATACACAATTTTTTGTCATAAAAAAAATCTCTTTTACCGTTTTAATCAAATTCTTTCTCtattttctaatgttcttcttatttgtaatattttctttagagagagaaatttaattaatgtttttgacacatatttaaaagataGAACATTCCATGTGAGATTTTGTTAAATCCGTTTTAATGTATACCTTTttgttatgtattttttatagttttattatatgtatttagagatattgaggtttaaaatttacattaaaaactatgcaaaaagtaaatgaaattaacaaaaagaaaCGGATCCATACTACTTTatctttctcttttattttacatcactttttatttaatttatctcattaattttacattttttttttcaatggttttactcattattttaatctcatttaaaaacTTATACTTCCTCTCTATCTTAGCCGCTATATACTCTACTTGtgtttttgtcttatttttcgacctaattttcatttttcactaaattttaGTCATTTTTCTTAAAGTTACGCTAAACCAAATAAGATATTTGATTAGAATGTATTAAATTCATGAACAGCTCATGATAATGAATGTTTAACATAGCTCCCTTGTGTCACGGGCTAACATaaaaaagagaagaaagagATAATAGCAAAATCCACATCAAGAAAAGTACAGGACTATACTCACAATAATTGGCTTAGTGGTGGTGGCCTTGTGGCTTGTGGCTTGTGGCTTGTGGCTTGTGGGGtattttaccacttttattTGCTTCCCCAATGTCTGTCTGCATTTAACAGCAACAACTTCTAAGTTCTACTGTTACTCTTATTCCTGTTATCATGACATGCATTGCATGCCTATTACTATCAAACTCATCTCTAATCAGCTTagctttttgtttttgtttcttttttgtcGGTGCTATATTAAAGAGAAagtctcattttttttaaaaaaaatagataatgataataactaaagagaaaaaataaattatgcagataatatttaaaatatatgattgagattaaaagaaaataatgagtTTATTgtctaaatataaaaataatataaattaaataaaatgattaTAAATGTCAAATAATACAAGTTCAGTGAGACTGATGGAGTACTAATTATCTGATCAGATATGTTCAGGACACTCATACTTGAGCACATCACTTTATTTTCCACTACTATGATACAAATGATGGTTATTCACTTAGCTAAGTAAAGGTCTTATTGACAATCTCAAGTACACATTAGAGATACTACATGTATTATTACGTCTATTCTCAAATACTATCGTTTTAGTGACTTTgccccatttgatttttttgacattattcaCAGTTTGCTCTTAATTTGtatcttataatttataaattaaaatatagttaagtgagattttgtttgatttgtcttaacgcaagaattattaatatgaattttttataattttttgctaTGCactattagagatattaaaacttTAATATATGTCTTGGTAAACATGCCCAAATGAAATGGGACAAAGTCATTGAAATTGAAAGAGTACTTTAATTAATAGTAACTTGTTCAGTGGAAAAATGTTACTAtcagtaacaaatataatataatggAGAAC
This genomic interval carries:
- the LOC130824961 gene encoding probable LRR receptor-like serine/threonine-protein kinase At4g37250 yields the protein MKTSISPFFLVIFSLHFTSLLSLNSDGTSLLAFKYSILSDPLSVLDSWNYLDQTPCAWNGVACNPDLQVISLTLPNNQLLGSIPSDLGLIETLLHLDLSYNFFNGSLPVTLFNASNLQVLSVSSNEISGDIPVFSHSSLSFLNLSDNAFVGPIPVNFSSAFQNLTVLSLKENYFSGDIPSSFPPSIEVLDLSSNLFNGSLPSDFSVGPNLRYLNLSYNKISGAIPADFGGDFPENATIDLSYNNLTGQVPGSKPFMGQNPELFSGNQELCGKPLKNSCVIPSTLSTPPNVTGSISPAIAVIPKPVGDSDSNTSNRAPSSHNNGLKPAAIVGITLADLAGVGILGVVLFYLYRIRNRKLQKQQNQNQNPQKENNKNPPPKSANLTNDHFLIQINNNPTTTTTLNPNKTHKKCFTYCVRGEESEATRTSSDSESTDSDHDDHHQTEKEINGGKQPNEDGGGSRGGSLVMVDGETELEAETLLKASAYILGASGSSIVYKAVLADGTAFAVRRLGEIGIDKMKDFEGYIRSIAKVKHPNLVRVRGFYWADDEKLVIYDYVSNGTLASSAYKKGGSTPYHLPLEARLRIARGLARGLTYIHEKRYVHANIKPSNILLTNDMEPIISDLGLNWLVYGNNNKGSGSARQFGSKRSMGSLDGTQDLSVSGSPNPYINPFGSNNGFGSPYQAPESLKNLKPNPKWDAYSFGIVLLELLTGKVYLDRELGQWTPSNNGVEDRYWVLRMADVALRAEIQGKEEAMMGIFKLGFSCASLIPQKRPSMKEALQILEKISLSFVH